ACCGCGGTGGCTGTGGTAAAGATGTTCTACTGGGAAACGGCGGAAGGTAACCTCGCTTCAGCGATTGCGAAATATGTCGAGGATGGCGAGCAGATTGTTGAGGATTTGAAAAATACCGGTCGCCTCGAACAATTGGCGCAGGTCACCAGTTCATTCAATTATGAAATCACTAACGACGAAAAGATGGACGACGATCAGGTGATTGTTACAGTTCAGATTCACTCCGGGGAAGGGGTGGAAGATGCAGATCATACTGTACGCCTGGTTGACGGCAAATGGGTGCTTGATAATGGTTTTATAAAGTGACCGTGCTATCATAGAACCGCTTGAATCTAAGATAAATAGTTTAGTGTATAGGATTTTAAAGCCGTCTTGTTTTAAGACGGCTTTTTATATTTGCCGGTTTTCCGCTTTTTTGTGTTGAATATTCTAATCAGACTGTTAACTTGTGTGTATCAGTAAGAAATACACCTCATGCGATATCGTTTTTCCGAAGGAGGATCCATCTTGCAGTTTACCATTAGAATGCTGATAACCTGCCTGTTTTTGATGACTGCTCTTGTGACGGCTCAACAGGACAGCCATAAACCACAGGCGATCAAACAATACAAGAAAGTCGTTGTAGATTATTATTCTGACAGCACGCTCAAGAAGTATCAGACCGTAGTGGTCGATGATGATGGCGACCTGGTAGAAGAGGGGCGTTTCGTGGAATGGTATCCCTCAGGTAAACGTAAGCGTTCGGGCTTTATAAAAGACGGCAAACTGGACAGCCTGGTTGTTGAGTACCGCGAAGATATGACCCGCAAATCTGAAATCCTGTATCGTGACGGCAAAGAAATAGAAGAGACGATTTACGGTAAACGCGGACTTTACTCTGTGGATAACAAGGAGGAACAATCCGTATTGACCCGCGTCGACAGGTTCGTTTTCCCCGATGGTCGCCAGGTGGTCAAGGAGGGTTACGATCGCAAGGCGGGTGTTTTCATCAACCATGGCAAGTCGGCTGTCTATTATTATGTCGACGGCCCGGTGATCGAGGAGGGCAGTTTCCGTCATGGCCGGATGCATGGCCTGATTACCAACTGGCGCGAGGATGGTAGCAAGGCTTACGAGGGTATTTTTAAGGAACACTGGATGGAAGACCTCTGGCTTTATTTTGATACTACCGAGATGCTGGAAAAAGAAGTGATCTTCAACAAAAGCAAGGAAAGCTCTATCCTGTTTTTTGAGATCGTGGAGGACAGCCTGGTGAAATCGGAGTGATGATGGAACTGGTGAACGAAATCCTGTCCAATGAGTGGTTTCTGGCCGGAAGCATTATCCTGGCCGCCCTGGTGTTCGGGATCATATTTGAGATCATGGTCATCCGCACACTCCGCAGGCTGGCCAAGAACACGCAATGGGAATGGGATGACGTCCTGATTCATGCCTTTAAACGTATCTTTGTAATCCTGTTCATTATCGGCGGTATCTACTTCTCGACATTGTATGTCGATATGCAGGATAAATACCGCGAGATCCTGAACAAGTCGATCGTGGCGCTGTTGATTTTTGCGCTGACGATGATTCTGGCACGGGTACTGGCTGGTTTTATCCAGCTTTACTCACGCAAGAGCACATCCGGATTACCCTCGACTACACTGCTGTCAAATATCGCCGCTCTGCTGGTGATCATCACCGGCGCGATAATTATCCTGCAGAACCTGGGTGTGTCGATTACTCCATTGATAACCGCGCTGGGCGTCGGATCACTCGCAGTAGCTCTCGCTCTTCAGGACACATTGTCGAACCTGTTTGCAGGATTTCAGATCATAGTCAACAAGCAGATCCGGCCCGGGGATTTTATTCAGCTCGATACCGGCGAGGAAGGCTATGTGACCGATGTCAAGTGGCGCAACACCACTATTCGGTCGTTGCGGTCGACGCGGGTATTTATCGTTCCAAACAGTAAAGTCTCCTCGGCGATCGTGACAAATTACAACCTTCCCCGTGAACTTGTCTGGTATCGGGTCTATGTCGGTGTGGCCTACGACTCCGACCTGGATCAGGTCGAGAAAGCCACCAGAGAAGTAGCCACTGAGGCAGTTAGCGCAATGTACCCCGATAATTTCCCCCACAAACCTGTCGTTCGCTTTCGTGAATTCGGCGATTCGAGCATAAATTTATCTTGTCGCTTGCCAGTCCGCAGGTATTTGGATATATTTAAGCTGAGAAGCGAATTTATCAAACGCTTGCATAAACGCTACAACCAGGAAGGCATAGAGATTCCATTTCCTATCCGCACTGTATATATGCGGAATACGGATGAAAGCCAGAATGGTGTAGAAGACTAATTTCCTGTTTCAGGAGTCGATTGATTGGCCCTGCCGCACAGTATCAATGAGATCGACACTCCTGCTCTTCTATTTGAGACCAAGATCATTCAGGATAATATCCTGAGGATGCAGGAGTATGCCCGTCGCCATGGAGTTGCCCTAAGGCCCCATGTGAAGGCACATAAATGTGGCCTGCTGGCCCGTATGCAGATCGATGCCGGCGCGGTCGGGATCTCGGTTGCCAAACTCTCGGAAGCCGAGAAGATGGCTTCCCTCGGGTTTACTAATATCCAGATAGCCAACCAGATCGTCGGTCAAATCAAAGTAGACAGGTTGCTGAATCTGGCAGAAAAAGTAACCGTTACTGTGGCCGTCGATTCGAAGCCCAACCTGTTTGAATTATCACGGGCATTTTACGCCAGGCAGATGAATCTGGGCCTGTTCATTGAAATCGATGTGGGCTTGAAACGGGCTGGTCTCTCCCGGACTGAAGAGGTCATCGATTTAGCCGGGTTGATTCATGAAAACAGTGGAGTTGAACTGGAGGGGATACTCTCCCATGCCGGACGCGCTTATTCAGCTACAAATCGTTCCGAGTTGGCAATGATTGCCGAAGAGGAGGGGTACTTTATGGTCGATCTGGCCGATCGCTTGCAAGCCGGAGGTTGCGAAATCAGGCAGGTCTCGGTCGGTTCTACACCAACCATACGGTATTCCGGGAAAATCAAAGGCATTACCGAGATCCGCCCTGGTAACTATATATTTAACGATATGATGCAGGTCTCTCTGGGAACCTGTGTGCAATCCCAATGCGCCTTGACTGTTCTGTCCTCGGTAACCAGTATTAAACCGGATCAGAGGGCTGTTATCGATGCCGGAAGCAAGGCTCTCTCGCTGGAACAGGGGGTTCATGGGAACCAGTTGCTTTCGGGCTACGGTTATATTCCCGGGCTGGATTCAAAAGTAGTCCGGGTG
Above is a window of Candidatus Zixiibacteriota bacterium DNA encoding:
- a CDS encoding DUF4878 domain-containing protein; the protein is TAVAVVKMFYWETAEGNLASAIAKYVEDGEQIVEDLKNTGRLEQLAQVTSSFNYEITNDEKMDDDQVIVTVQIHSGEGVEDADHTVRLVDGKWVLDNGFIK
- a CDS encoding mechanosensitive ion channel; this encodes MMELVNEILSNEWFLAGSIILAALVFGIIFEIMVIRTLRRLAKNTQWEWDDVLIHAFKRIFVILFIIGGIYFSTLYVDMQDKYREILNKSIVALLIFALTMILARVLAGFIQLYSRKSTSGLPSTTLLSNIAALLVIITGAIIILQNLGVSITPLITALGVGSLAVALALQDTLSNLFAGFQIIVNKQIRPGDFIQLDTGEEGYVTDVKWRNTTIRSLRSTRVFIVPNSKVSSAIVTNYNLPRELVWYRVYVGVAYDSDLDQVEKATREVATEAVSAMYPDNFPHKPVVRFREFGDSSINLSCRLPVRRYLDIFKLRSEFIKRLHKRYNQEGIEIPFPIRTVYMRNTDESQNGVED